DNA from Acidobacteriota bacterium:
CTGCTGCAGGAGGTGCTCGACCAGGGCGTGGTCCGCGACGACCGCACGGGCACGGGGACCCGCAGTGTGTTCGGTCGGCAGTTGCGCTACGACCTCGCGGACGGGTTTCCCGTGCTGACGACGAAGCGCCTGCACCTGCGGTCGATCATCGTCGAGCTGCTGTGGTTCCTTCGCGGCGACACGAACGTCGACTATCTGCACCGCCACGGCGTGTCGATCTGGGACGAATGGGCGGACGAGCACGGCGACCTCGGCCCCGTCTACGGTTCTCAATGGCGTTCATGGCCGACCCCGGACGGCCGGTCGATCGACCAGATCGCCGCGGTGATCGAGCGCATCCGGACCGAGCCGACGTCACGACGCCTGATCGTCAGCGCCTGGAACGTCGCCGAGGTCGACTCGATGGCCTTGCCGCCCTGTCACGCGCTGTTCCAGTTCTACGTCGCCGCCGGGCGTCTGTCATGC
Protein-coding regions in this window:
- a CDS encoding thymidylate synthase; this encodes MRQYLDLLQEVLDQGVVRDDRTGTGTRSVFGRQLRYDLADGFPVLTTKRLHLRSIIVELLWFLRGDTNVDYLHRHGVSIWDEWADEHGDLGPVYGSQWRSWPTPDGRSIDQIAAVIERIRTEPTSRRLIVSAWNVAEVDSMALPPCHALFQFYVAAGRLSCQLYQRSGDLFLGVPFNIASYALLLMMVARICGLEAGEFVHTFGDAHLYRNHEDQAREQLTRKPRLLPRMLINPDVDSVFDFTLDDFELVGYEPHPPIRAAVAV